In the Brucella anthropi ATCC 49188 genome, one interval contains:
- the pehA gene encoding phosphoric/sulfuric ester hydrolase PehA, with protein MTRKNVLLIVVDQWRADFIPHLMRAEGREPFLKTPNLDRLCREGLTFRNHVTTCVPCGPARASLLTGLYLMNHRAVQNTVPLDQRHLNLGKALRAIGYDPALIGYTTTTPDPRSTSPRDPRFTVLGDIMDGFRSVGAFEPNMDGYFGWVAQNGFELPENREDIWLPEGEYSVPGATDKPSRIPKEFSDSTFFTERALTYLKGRDGKPFFLHLGYYRPHPPFVASAPYHAMYKAEDMPAPVRAESPDAEAAQHPLMKHYIDHIRRGSFFHGAEGSGATLDEGEIRQMRATYCGLITEIDDCLGRVFAYLDETGQWDDTLIIFTSDHGEQLGDHHLLGKIGYNDESFRIPLVIKDAGENRHAGQIEDGFSESIDVMPTILEWLGGETPRACDGRSLLPFLGEGKPADWRTELHYEFDFRDVFYDQPQNSVQLSQDDCSLCVIEDENYKYVHFAALPPLFFDLKADPHEFNNLAEDPAYAALVRDYAQKALSWRLSHADRTLTHYRSGPQGLTTRNH; from the coding sequence ATGACCAGAAAAAATGTCCTGCTTATCGTCGTTGATCAATGGCGAGCAGATTTTATCCCCCACCTGATGCGGGCGGAGGGTCGCGAACCCTTCCTCAAAACTCCCAATCTTGATCGCTTGTGCCGGGAAGGCTTGACCTTCCGCAACCACGTCACAACCTGTGTGCCGTGTGGACCAGCAAGGGCAAGCTTGCTTACTGGCCTTTACCTGATGAACCATCGGGCGGTACAGAACACTGTTCCGCTTGATCAGCGCCATTTGAACCTCGGCAAAGCCCTCCGCGCCATCGGCTATGATCCCGCGCTCATTGGTTACACGACGACGACGCCTGACCCGCGTTCGACGTCCCCAAGAGATCCGCGTTTCACGGTTCTTGGCGATATCATGGACGGGTTTCGCTCAGTGGGCGCATTCGAACCCAATATGGACGGATATTTCGGCTGGGTGGCGCAGAACGGTTTTGAACTGCCGGAGAACCGGGAAGATATCTGGCTGCCAGAAGGGGAGTATTCCGTTCCCGGTGCTACCGACAAGCCGTCGCGTATCCCGAAGGAGTTCTCGGATTCCACATTCTTCACGGAACGCGCGCTGACCTACCTTAAGGGCAGGGATGGCAAGCCATTCTTTCTGCATCTAGGTTACTACCGCCCGCACCCGCCATTCGTCGCCTCCGCGCCTTATCATGCGATGTACAAGGCCGAAGATATGCCTGCGCCGGTTCGCGCGGAAAGTCCGGATGCCGAAGCGGCACAGCATCCGCTTATGAAGCACTATATAGATCATATCAGGCGTGGTTCGTTTTTCCATGGGGCGGAAGGCTCCGGCGCAACGCTGGACGAAGGCGAGATTCGCCAGATGCGCGCCACCTATTGCGGCCTGATTACGGAAATCGACGATTGTCTGGGGCGGGTCTTCGCTTACCTTGATGAAACTGGTCAGTGGGACGACACACTAATCATCTTCACCAGCGACCATGGTGAGCAGCTCGGTGATCATCATCTGCTCGGCAAGATCGGCTACAACGACGAAAGTTTCCGTATTCCTTTGGTTATAAAGGATGCGGGGGAGAACCGGCACGCTGGCCAGATCGAAGATGGGTTTTCCGAAAGCATCGATGTCATGCCCACCATCCTCGAATGGCTCGGCGGGGAAACGCCACGCGCTTGCGACGGACGTTCGCTGTTGCCATTTCTGGGTGAGGGAAAACCCGCCGACTGGCGCACAGAATTGCATTACGAATTCGACTTCCGCGACGTCTTCTACGATCAGCCGCAGAACTCGGTACAGCTCTCCCAGGATGATTGCAGCCTCTGTGTGATCGAGGACGAGAACTACAAGTACGTGCATTTTGCGGCCCTGCCGCCGCTGTTCTTCGATTTGAAGGCGGACCCGCACGAATTCAACAATCTGGCTGAAGACCCCGCTTATGCGGCTCTCGTTCGCGACTACGCCCAGAAGGCTTTGTCGTGGCGACTGTCTCATGCCGACCGGACACTGACCCATTACAGATCCGGCCCGCAAGGGCTCACAACGCGCAACCATTGA
- a CDS encoding ABC transporter substrate-binding protein has product MINLTRRGMLGLSAGAAGSLVLPRFAIAQADNRPSITIAVQKVANSNTLDVLREQSNVGERVFFSSIWEALIDRDWLGGLSAVPGLATEWTRIDDKTVELKLRQGVKFHNGDEMTAEDVAFTFGKERMFGDTQPAEGKTIYVTEKNPLGRESKELPLEVPATARRSWPALLGVEIVDKYTVRFKNGTPDVTMEGRISRYGSQIMSRRGWEESPSYLDWARKPVTTGPYKVVEFKPDNMLVLEAHDEYWGGRPPLKQIRFIEVPEVASRINGLLSGEYQFACDIPPDQIEGIEKNDAFEVQGGTILNHRLTVFDKFHPQLENPLVRRAFTHAIDRQAIVDSLWAGRTVVPAGLQWDYYGDMFVQGWSVPEYNPDLAKQLLKEAGYKGDAIPYRLLNNYYTNQTPTAQILVEMWNQVGLNVEIQMQENWQQVLEKSPGRAVRDWSNSAPFNDPVSSIVSQHGPNGQQQQVGEWTNEEANKLSVIMETSTDHAKRKEAFKRMLEICEREDPAYTVLHQNATFTAKPKSLKWKAAPAFAMDFRKNNWA; this is encoded by the coding sequence ATGATCAATCTGACCCGACGCGGAATGCTTGGCCTTTCAGCCGGCGCCGCCGGTTCGCTCGTCCTGCCGCGATTTGCAATCGCACAGGCTGACAATCGCCCATCGATCACCATTGCTGTGCAGAAGGTGGCAAACAGCAACACGCTTGACGTTCTTCGCGAACAGTCGAATGTCGGCGAACGCGTTTTCTTTTCCAGTATCTGGGAGGCGTTGATCGACCGCGACTGGCTGGGCGGTCTTTCGGCTGTGCCTGGTCTTGCGACCGAATGGACCCGCATCGATGACAAGACGGTCGAGCTAAAGCTCCGTCAGGGGGTGAAGTTCCACAATGGCGATGAGATGACCGCCGAAGACGTTGCCTTCACTTTTGGCAAGGAGCGCATGTTTGGCGACACGCAACCAGCCGAAGGCAAGACGATTTACGTCACGGAGAAAAATCCGCTCGGTCGTGAAAGCAAGGAACTGCCGCTTGAAGTGCCAGCGACGGCACGTCGTTCCTGGCCAGCCTTGCTGGGTGTCGAAATTGTCGACAAATACACGGTGCGCTTCAAGAATGGTACGCCAGACGTCACCATGGAAGGCCGTATCTCCCGTTACGGTAGCCAGATTATGAGCCGTCGTGGCTGGGAAGAGTCGCCTAGCTATCTCGACTGGGCGCGCAAGCCGGTTACCACCGGGCCCTACAAGGTTGTCGAGTTCAAGCCGGACAACATGCTGGTGCTCGAAGCTCACGACGAATATTGGGGTGGACGCCCACCGCTGAAGCAGATCCGTTTCATCGAGGTGCCGGAAGTTGCCTCCCGCATCAATGGTCTGCTCTCGGGCGAATATCAGTTTGCCTGCGATATTCCACCGGATCAGATCGAAGGTATCGAAAAGAATGACGCTTTCGAGGTTCAGGGCGGTACGATCCTCAACCACCGTCTAACTGTATTCGACAAGTTCCATCCGCAACTGGAAAATCCGTTGGTGCGTCGCGCATTTACCCATGCGATCGACCGTCAGGCGATCGTGGATTCGTTGTGGGCCGGTCGTACGGTCGTTCCGGCTGGTCTCCAGTGGGACTACTATGGCGATATGTTCGTTCAGGGCTGGAGTGTTCCGGAATATAACCCGGATCTCGCCAAGCAGCTTCTAAAAGAAGCCGGTTACAAGGGCGATGCCATCCCTTACCGCCTGCTCAACAACTACTACACGAACCAGACCCCAACCGCGCAGATCCTTGTGGAGATGTGGAACCAGGTGGGGCTGAACGTCGAAATTCAGATGCAGGAAAACTGGCAGCAGGTTCTGGAGAAGAGCCCAGGACGTGCCGTGCGCGACTGGTCCAATTCCGCACCGTTCAACGATCCGGTTTCGTCTATCGTCAGCCAGCATGGCCCGAATGGTCAGCAGCAACAGGTCGGTGAATGGACGAATGAGGAGGCGAACAAGCTTTCCGTCATTATGGAAACGAGCACGGATCACGCCAAGCGCAAGGAAGCATTCAAGCGGATGCTGGAAATCTGCGAACGTGAAGATCCAGCCTACACCGTCCTTCACCAGAACGCGACTTTCACCGCCAAGCCGAAGTCATTGAAGTGGAAGGCGGCGCCCGCTTTCGCGATGGACTTCCGCAAAAACAACTGGGCCTGA
- a CDS encoding ABC transporter ATP-binding protein, protein MMPLVEISNLKVAFDGVPVLHGIDLSIERGEAVGLVGESGCGKSVTWLAALGLLPKKASISGSVLLEGTELLTASRSTLEGVRGGRIAMIFQDPSSSLNPVIRVGRQIEEAVRLHRNLRGPAARSEVLRLMELVGIPDARRRIDNYPHEFSGGQNQRLMIAMALAGNPDILIADEPTTALDATIQAQILDLLAALRAETGMAVVFISHDLGAVSQICERVSVMYAGRIVEQARTEALFAAPRHPYTHGLFDSIPNLDGGRNRLIPIEGTVPEPGKLPQGCAFSPRCLSASDLCARSLPRLGVPQDDAGEGRMVSCFHPYPATSHLPPSMSDHVSVPASTRAIAQ, encoded by the coding sequence ATGATGCCGCTGGTCGAAATTTCCAATCTCAAAGTGGCCTTTGATGGCGTGCCGGTTCTGCATGGTATCGACCTTTCGATTGAGCGAGGCGAAGCTGTCGGATTAGTCGGGGAGTCCGGCTGCGGCAAGTCTGTGACCTGGCTGGCAGCGCTCGGTCTCTTGCCGAAAAAGGCGTCGATCTCCGGTAGTGTTCTCCTTGAAGGAACAGAATTGCTGACTGCATCGCGCAGCACACTCGAAGGTGTTCGGGGTGGCCGTATTGCGATGATCTTTCAGGACCCATCGAGTTCTCTAAATCCGGTTATTCGGGTCGGGCGCCAGATTGAGGAGGCCGTGCGGCTTCATCGCAATCTGAGAGGACCTGCAGCCCGATCAGAGGTTTTGCGATTGATGGAATTGGTGGGAATACCCGATGCGCGTCGCCGTATCGATAATTATCCGCACGAATTTTCCGGTGGCCAGAACCAGCGTTTGATGATTGCCATGGCGCTGGCGGGCAATCCTGATATCCTTATCGCGGATGAGCCCACGACAGCACTTGATGCTACGATTCAGGCTCAAATTCTTGATCTATTGGCCGCATTGCGTGCGGAAACCGGCATGGCTGTGGTCTTTATCAGCCATGATCTTGGTGCAGTGTCGCAAATTTGCGAACGTGTTTCCGTCATGTATGCCGGGCGTATCGTTGAACAGGCCCGGACCGAAGCGCTCTTTGCTGCTCCGCGCCATCCTTATACGCACGGCCTGTTCGATTCTATTCCGAACCTTGATGGCGGGCGCAATCGTCTGATCCCCATTGAGGGCACAGTTCCTGAGCCGGGCAAGCTTCCGCAAGGTTGCGCATTTTCGCCACGCTGCTTGAGCGCGAGTGATCTGTGCGCGCGAAGCCTCCCCAGGCTCGGTGTTCCGCAGGACGATGCCGGTGAGGGGCGCATGGTCTCGTGCTTTCATCCCTATCCGGCTACCTCGCATTTGCCGCCATCCATGAGTGACCATGTTTCAGTCCCGGCGAGCACAAGGGCAATAGCACAATGA
- a CDS encoding ABC transporter ATP-binding protein, which translates to MTAALIEARDLVKTYTSRKGPFAKPVAVRAVDGLSISVAPATTLGIVGESGSGKSTTGRLLLGLEDPSEGEVTFEGSALPRQKTASWRALRARMQLVYQDPLAALDRRLPIGRQIAEPLEIHGIGTAAEQKARVAELMRAVGLRPDQASRYPHELSGGQRQRVVIARAIACKPQLIVCDEPVSALDVSIQAQVVNLLRDLQEREGIAMVFISHDLKVVRNISDRVAVMYLGRIVEEASSDEIFAKPLHPYTQALVSSVPVAGTPLSDRIILQGEPPNPAARPNGCAFHPRCRFAAPRCSSETPELLDMPAGRKVACHFAGTLQTDNIHA; encoded by the coding sequence ATGACAGCTGCTCTCATCGAAGCTCGCGACCTTGTCAAAACCTACACGTCGCGCAAAGGTCCGTTCGCAAAACCGGTCGCGGTGCGCGCGGTCGACGGGCTTTCCATATCGGTCGCTCCGGCAACAACACTGGGCATTGTTGGCGAGTCCGGTTCGGGTAAATCCACGACCGGGCGGCTGCTTCTCGGTCTGGAAGATCCCAGCGAGGGAGAGGTGACGTTTGAAGGTTCAGCCCTACCTCGCCAGAAGACCGCAAGCTGGCGCGCTTTGCGGGCGCGTATGCAGCTTGTCTATCAGGACCCTCTGGCAGCTCTGGACCGACGGTTGCCGATTGGCCGTCAGATTGCCGAACCACTGGAGATTCACGGAATTGGAACCGCTGCTGAGCAGAAAGCGCGTGTTGCAGAGCTGATGCGAGCGGTCGGCCTTCGTCCCGATCAGGCTTCGCGCTATCCGCATGAGCTTTCAGGCGGGCAGCGCCAGCGTGTCGTCATTGCACGCGCCATCGCATGCAAGCCGCAACTCATTGTTTGCGACGAACCTGTATCGGCGCTGGATGTTTCCATTCAGGCGCAGGTTGTGAATCTTTTGCGCGATTTGCAGGAACGCGAAGGCATCGCCATGGTTTTCATCAGCCATGATCTGAAGGTGGTACGCAATATTTCGGATCGTGTTGCGGTCATGTATCTGGGCCGGATCGTCGAAGAGGCGTCCTCGGACGAGATTTTTGCCAAACCGCTTCACCCCTACACGCAGGCGCTGGTGTCCAGTGTCCCTGTCGCTGGAACTCCTCTCAGCGATCGCATCATCCTGCAGGGAGAGCCGCCGAACCCTGCCGCGCGACCTAATGGCTGTGCGTTTCACCCCCGCTGCCGTTTCGCGGCTCCGCGCTGCAGCAGCGAGACACCTGAACTCCTCGACATGCCAGCGGGACGCAAAGTGGCCTGCCATTTTGCAGGAACCCTGCAGACGGACAATATTCATGCTTAG
- a CDS encoding ABC transporter permease, whose protein sequence is MLRFLMVRGVRAFVTILLVVTFAFVVLRMSGDPAQIIMGPDAPPEAIAAFRKNWGLDDPLWQQYLRYFGAIARGDLGISMRDGQSAIALVTERIPATLQLTIPALLIKLGLGIPAGIYAALHRNSFIDRAVMATAVIGFTLPSFVLGLLLVLVFSVSLGWLPSGGQDSWMHAILPIITMGLGGAAILARFSRSAMIEILGQPYIRTASAKGVSWRNVVWRHALPNAAIPIVTIVGFMVGSLIAGAVVVESLFSWPGVGRLLVVSVANRDLAIVQCILLLVAATMVISNFIVDLLYGYLDPRLRQAQGKA, encoded by the coding sequence ATGCTTAGATTTCTGATGGTTCGCGGGGTTCGCGCATTTGTGACCATTCTTCTTGTGGTGACATTCGCTTTCGTCGTTTTGCGTATGTCCGGTGATCCGGCCCAGATCATCATGGGACCGGACGCGCCACCGGAAGCGATAGCTGCCTTCCGGAAGAACTGGGGGCTCGATGATCCGCTCTGGCAGCAATATTTGCGCTATTTCGGCGCTATTGCGCGTGGCGATCTTGGGATATCGATGCGCGATGGCCAATCTGCAATCGCACTGGTGACCGAGCGCATTCCCGCGACGCTTCAACTTACGATACCGGCATTGTTGATCAAACTTGGGCTTGGCATTCCGGCCGGAATTTATGCTGCGTTGCATCGCAACAGCTTCATTGACCGGGCTGTCATGGCTACTGCCGTCATCGGCTTCACTTTACCGAGTTTTGTACTTGGCTTGTTGCTCGTGCTGGTGTTCTCGGTTTCGTTGGGCTGGTTGCCCTCGGGCGGGCAGGACAGCTGGATGCATGCCATTCTACCCATAATCACCATGGGGCTCGGCGGCGCGGCCATTCTGGCGCGGTTCTCCCGCAGCGCAATGATCGAGATTCTGGGGCAGCCCTATATTCGCACGGCGAGCGCCAAAGGTGTGTCCTGGCGAAATGTTGTCTGGCGTCATGCATTGCCTAACGCGGCCATCCCGATTGTCACTATCGTCGGGTTTATGGTCGGATCGCTGATTGCAGGTGCGGTGGTGGTTGAATCGCTCTTTTCCTGGCCAGGCGTGGGCAGATTGCTCGTGGTTTCGGTAGCCAATCGCGATCTTGCTATCGTGCAATGCATATTGCTTCTCGTGGCCGCGACGATGGTGATCTCCAATTTCATTGTTGATCTTCTCTATGGTTATCTCGATCCGCGTCTGCGTCAGGCGCAGGGCAAGGCGTGA
- a CDS encoding ABC transporter permease, whose product MTDMTANTATVSTQPKKSRKSIPLMVIIGFVWIAAMILIALTADWIKPYNITAFDLKNRLALPGNAQHWLGTDELGRDVLSRLIESIRISLLIAFGATIISAVFGTTLGFLAAYFRGAVEQVVVMLADFQAALPFLILSLAVLAFFGSSLLLLTCLMGFYGWERYARIARGLAVSANAQGYAAAVTQLGATPSRVYLKHILPNIASTLIVSMTLTFPEIILLESSLSFLGLGVQPPMTSLGNMVGYGREYLTRAPWIMLAPSFVIMFTTLSISFVGDWLRDKLDPTTR is encoded by the coding sequence ATGACGGATATGACCGCCAATACCGCCACTGTTTCCACGCAACCGAAAAAGAGCCGTAAAAGCATTCCGCTGATGGTCATCATCGGCTTTGTCTGGATCGCCGCAATGATCCTGATTGCGCTGACTGCGGACTGGATAAAACCCTACAACATTACAGCCTTTGACCTGAAAAACCGCCTCGCACTGCCGGGGAACGCACAGCATTGGCTGGGTACTGATGAGCTGGGACGTGACGTGCTTTCACGCCTCATCGAATCCATTCGCATTTCGCTGCTCATCGCGTTTGGTGCGACGATCATTTCAGCGGTGTTCGGGACGACACTGGGTTTCCTCGCAGCTTATTTTCGAGGCGCGGTGGAGCAGGTTGTGGTCATGCTGGCTGATTTTCAGGCGGCGTTGCCATTCCTGATTTTGTCGCTTGCCGTGCTGGCATTTTTCGGAAGCTCGCTTTTGTTGCTGACCTGCCTGATGGGCTTCTACGGCTGGGAACGTTATGCCCGTATCGCGCGTGGGCTGGCTGTCTCAGCGAATGCACAAGGTTATGCAGCAGCGGTTACCCAGCTCGGCGCTACGCCGTCGCGGGTGTATCTCAAACATATCCTCCCGAACATTGCTTCAACGCTAATCGTCTCGATGACGTTGACATTCCCGGAGATTATTCTCCTTGAAAGCAGCCTCTCGTTTCTGGGCCTCGGCGTACAGCCGCCGATGACCAGCCTTGGTAATATGGTTGGTTATGGTCGCGAATATCTCACTCGCGCACCGTGGATCATGCTCGCGCCGTCATTTGTGATCATGTTCACGACGCTGTCGATCAGCTTTGTGGGTGATTGGCTACGCGACAAGCTGGACCCGACCACGAGATAA
- a CDS encoding RbsD/FucU family protein: protein MLKNINPLLTGSLLEVLADMGHGDDLVIVDANYPAQSSGVHVLDFPGITATDMAEAVLSLLPLDDFVDKPAAVMQAPNETPAIFKEFESVIEKAEGRKISVDPVERFAFYHRARDAFAIIRTGEKRLYGNIIFKKGVIRS, encoded by the coding sequence ATGTTGAAGAACATCAATCCATTGCTGACCGGCTCGCTGCTCGAGGTTCTTGCCGATATGGGGCACGGAGACGATCTCGTGATTGTTGATGCCAATTATCCGGCGCAGTCCTCTGGTGTCCACGTGCTGGACTTTCCGGGGATCACTGCAACGGATATGGCCGAGGCAGTGTTGTCGCTGTTGCCTTTGGACGATTTTGTCGACAAGCCAGCCGCCGTCATGCAGGCGCCCAATGAAACGCCGGCGATTTTCAAGGAATTTGAATCGGTCATAGAAAAGGCTGAGGGGCGAAAGATTTCCGTCGATCCAGTTGAAAGATTTGCTTTTTATCACCGCGCTCGCGATGCGTTCGCGATCATTCGGACCGGTGAGAAGCGGCTTTATGGCAATATCATTTTCAAGAAGGGCGTCATCCGCTCTTGA
- a CDS encoding EF-hand domain-containing protein — MKSKTAFIAVIATSLLAVPALAQENSSANTDKPAAETAVAPNKDMKGKRGPVDLEKFSRMDDLKAADTDGDGVLSRAEIEALALKRIVSRAADRMERRLDVNGDGKVTLAEVENQRKKEFAALDRNEDGKIDRSEMRAAKMYHQARGSHHKGPHHMGNHKGGEHKGPMKDQAEKPQE; from the coding sequence ATGAAATCGAAGACCGCATTTATCGCTGTAATTGCAACATCTTTGCTTGCTGTACCCGCACTGGCACAAGAAAATAGCAGTGCAAATACTGATAAACCGGCAGCAGAGACGGCCGTTGCCCCAAACAAGGACATGAAGGGCAAGCGTGGCCCCGTCGATCTTGAGAAATTCTCACGCATGGATGACCTCAAGGCCGCCGATACCGATGGCGACGGCGTACTTTCTCGCGCCGAAATCGAAGCACTGGCACTCAAGCGCATCGTGAGCCGGGCAGCTGACCGCATGGAGCGTCGCCTCGACGTCAATGGCGACGGCAAGGTTACGCTTGCGGAAGTGGAGAACCAGCGTAAGAAGGAATTCGCTGCACTGGATCGAAATGAGGATGGCAAAATCGATCGCAGCGAAATGCGCGCCGCGAAGATGTATCACCAAGCCAGAGGCTCTCACCACAAAGGTCCACATCATATGGGCAACCACAAAGGTGGTGAGCATAAAGGCCCGATGAAGGATCAGGCAGAGAAGCCACAAGAATAA
- a CDS encoding tyrosine-type recombinase/integrase, translated as MSQPVKLTKSYIDNLRPTDKDAIYWDSELKGFGVKVTPKNRKVFLVMHRPKGHTGAAKKYTIGTYGEWTVQQARDRAREVLTEGSKGNDVGAIERVERQRKSSDILTDLVDEFLKKHAAQNKTHDETKRILERELLSKHGKKSIHVVTKHDILSVLEGIRDRGAPYMANRVLAAIRKFMNWCVSRDIIAISPANGISLPTREVSRDRVLTADETRAALMAAKSVGYPYGNIVELLFLTAQRRDEVGDMRWSELNLDKATWTIPAERVKNGKAHDVHLSKDALALLHSIPRFVSADNVESDLVFTTTGNTPFSGYSKSKTTLDKKMLEVLQKMAEDKGVNPELVKLTPWRLHDIRRTVTTELSKLGVAIHVADAILNHKSGVISGVAAVYQKNAFIQERQDALNKWCDHLNKICATTPNGVDTNENS; from the coding sequence ATGTCGCAACCCGTCAAGCTGACAAAATCGTACATCGACAATCTACGGCCCACCGACAAGGACGCGATCTATTGGGATAGCGAACTGAAAGGGTTTGGCGTCAAGGTGACACCTAAAAACAGGAAGGTGTTTCTCGTGATGCACCGTCCGAAAGGTCATACCGGCGCTGCGAAGAAATATACCATCGGCACATATGGCGAATGGACCGTGCAGCAAGCGCGTGATCGTGCGCGTGAGGTTTTGACGGAAGGCAGCAAGGGCAATGATGTCGGCGCTATCGAACGTGTTGAACGACAGCGCAAATCATCCGACATTCTGACTGATCTGGTTGACGAGTTTCTGAAAAAACACGCTGCGCAGAACAAAACGCATGATGAGACAAAACGCATTCTAGAACGCGAGCTTTTATCGAAGCACGGCAAGAAATCCATACATGTCGTCACCAAGCACGATATTCTATCTGTGCTTGAAGGCATACGGGATCGCGGCGCACCCTACATGGCCAACCGTGTATTGGCTGCTATCCGCAAATTCATGAACTGGTGCGTGTCACGCGACATTATTGCAATCTCACCGGCCAACGGCATTTCATTACCTACAAGAGAGGTGTCGCGTGATCGCGTTCTTACGGCAGATGAAACGCGGGCCGCTTTGATGGCAGCTAAAAGCGTCGGTTATCCGTACGGAAATATTGTCGAATTGCTATTTCTGACAGCGCAACGACGCGATGAGGTTGGCGACATGCGATGGAGCGAACTCAATCTCGATAAAGCTACGTGGACGATACCAGCCGAACGCGTCAAGAATGGAAAGGCGCACGACGTGCACCTGTCAAAAGATGCATTGGCGCTGCTGCATTCAATTCCGCGCTTTGTGTCCGCCGACAACGTTGAAAGCGATCTGGTATTCACAACGACAGGCAACACGCCATTCAGCGGCTATTCAAAATCAAAAACGACGCTTGATAAAAAGATGCTGGAAGTGTTGCAAAAGATGGCGGAGGACAAAGGTGTTAATCCCGAATTGGTCAAATTAACACCTTGGCGGTTACACGACATACGCCGCACAGTTACGACCGAGCTTTCCAAACTTGGCGTTGCGATCCATGTTGCCGATGCTATCCTCAATCATAAGAGCGGCGTAATCAGCGGCGTTGCTGCCGTATATCAAAAGAATGCGTTCATTCAGGAAAGGCAAGATGCGCTGAATAAGTGGTGCGATCACCTCAACAAAATATGCGCAACGACGCCCAATGGCGTGGACACCAATGAAAATTCATGA
- a CDS encoding helix-turn-helix transcriptional regulator codes for MPLDTPNCLLPLPDNDETLIPSRLLPRYIGISAQTLARWRHEGKGPVFVKIGRLVAYRVSDIRQWLIGHQRSNTTQ; via the coding sequence ATGCCTCTTGATACCCCGAACTGCCTGCTTCCCTTGCCTGATAATGACGAAACCTTGATCCCATCCCGGCTATTACCCCGATATATAGGCATATCGGCCCAGACGCTCGCCCGCTGGCGTCACGAAGGGAAAGGGCCAGTCTTTGTGAAGATTGGTCGCTTGGTCGCCTATAGGGTGTCGGACATCCGCCAATGGCTCATTGGTCACCAACGATCAAATACGACCCAGTAA